The segment TTCTCAATGTATTTCTCTAGATCATCCATGGCTTTACCTCCGTCTTATGTGATCGGCTTTACGTTCCTCCGCCAGCCGAATCTCGGCGGGCGGTGGTTGACCAATTTCTTGAAATAGTTGGCCGGCACACGATCCAAATCCCGAACCACGCGCAGCACCCAGGCAATCTTTTGGACAGTTTTGTCCGGCAGATCGTCAAGGTGCTCTTGAACGGGACAACGCCCTGTTGAAGTGGTGTAGAACTTGATTTCTCTTATAAGCAGAAGTTACCATATATGTGAACATGATCAATCATCTTTTTGATGACTTTTGCGAAACGAATACGGAACTTTAATTGCAATAAATCAAACAATGCAATCGGCTTAAGATGAAATGAATAATTTGAAAAGAATATTTCACGCGGAACCGCGAAGGCGCAAAAGGGATTTTTTAAAAAAGCTTTCTTTTCGCGGACTTCGCGGCTTCGCATGATGAAATCTAATTCGGCATGAATTAAGGAAAATGACAGGCATAAGGGCCAGATTGTCTGCAGGGATGGGGCAGAATCTACTGATTATTGCCCTGCCTCCCATCGGGCAAAGAACCCGGTTGGCAGCACCCGTTTACAGGCCGGATTTTTCATGACCATCGTTCCGGCATCGATCTTGCCGCCGAATCGATCAAGCCATGGAACCAGCAGATTCTTCATCAACGGCGGGGAAAATCCCAATGTATGGCAGGTGAACAGGACGAAACGCGGACGATCCGACATCAGGGGCAGAAGGAGATCAAGTAAAGGCATCAGGTGTTCTTCCAGAATCCATTTCTCGCCCCCAGGCCCTTTTCCATAACTCGGAGGATCAAAAATAATGGCGTCATATTTCCTCTCTCGCCGCCCTTCCCTCGCCACAAACTTTGTCACATCATCAGTTATCCACCGGATAGGAGCAGCCTTGAGCCCGCTGGCATCGGCATTCCGCCTCGCCCAGTCATTGATATCCTGGACCGCATCCACATGGCACACCTCTGCCCCGGCCCGCGCCGCCTGAAGCGTCATCGCACCGGTATAAGCAAACAGATGAAGTACCCGGCACTGTGAGGGATCCGTCTTGACCTGCTCTGCCACCCAATCCCAGTGGCAGGTATGCTCCGGGAAAAGGCCCATATGCCCGAACCCCGTCGGTTTAATCATGAATGACAGATCATCCCACTTGAGCGGCCACTGTGGTGGCGGCGGGCGGGTAAACGACCAATCCCCTCCCCCCGTAGTACTGCGATGGTAGACCCCGACGGCGTTTTTCCAAAGCTCAGGCCGCTCGGGATGCCATAACGCCACCGGCGACGGACGGTTGAATACATACGACCCAAACCGCTCTAATCGTGCACCATTCCCCGCATCCAAAAATTCATAATCCGAAGTTGTTCGTGCCGCCAGTTCCATAAACCGCCTTATGCTGAGTTAAAAATGAATGACATCCGCCTGCGACAACAATTAACCCTATTTGCGCTGGCAAGCAAATCACCTCACTGGTAATATCCGAACCTTTACCAATGAACAAGAACACTTTTTTAAAACTGATCGGCGCGGTTAACGCAAATGAATCCGGGGTTGAGCCCAAAGCCAATGCTCCCCTCGTCCTTCT is part of the bacterium genome and harbors:
- a CDS encoding class I SAM-dependent methyltransferase, which codes for MELAARTTSDYEFLDAGNGARLERFGSYVFNRPSPVALWHPERPELWKNAVGVYHRSTTGGGDWSFTRPPPPQWPLKWDDLSFMIKPTGFGHMGLFPEHTCHWDWVAEQVKTDPSQCRVLHLFAYTGAMTLQAARAGAEVCHVDAVQDINDWARRNADASGLKAAPIRWITDDVTKFVAREGRRERKYDAIIFDPPSYGKGPGGEKWILEEHLMPLLDLLLPLMSDRPRFVLFTCHTLGFSPPLMKNLLVPWLDRFGGKIDAGTMVMKNPACKRVLPTGFFARWEAGQ